Below is a window of Candidatus Zixiibacteriota bacterium DNA.
CTCCATGCGCGGAGCTACCGATGTTGCCCGAACCGAGGAAACCCGACAGGAGCTTGACCGGCTGGCGTGGGCAATTACCGGCAATCCGGCGATGATCTCCGGCGGAACTCAAATAAGCTATGGATATATTGGCGATGTAGGCGCGCTCCCAGACTCATTGGGTGCACTCATTGTCAATCCGGGCGGCTATTCAACATGGAACGGACCATATATCCAGGATAAGTTTACCGACGGTACCGGCAACACCGAGTACAGAATTGACGCCTGGGGTCAAACCTATACTTACTCTGGTGGAATTACAATTTCGTCCGCCGGAGGTGGCTCGACAATCACGCGAGAGTTGGCCAACTCAGTAGCCAACCTGCTCTACAACAGCGTTGTTGTGACTATCGCTGATCTCAATCATACGCCACCCGGAGAGGACTTTAGCGACTCGGTCAGGTTCGTGTTGACATTCCCGGATGGGATCGGTTCGACGACTTCGACTGCCAAGTCGCCCGGTTCGGATGGCTTGGTCCAGTTCGATTCCATACCGATAGGCAACCACCAA
It encodes the following:
- a CDS encoding prepilin-type N-terminal cleavage/methylation domain-containing protein is translated as MITPIIRENMCIQAKIADSGQKAPLTGSNTGYSLVEMIVVIIIVAVLASVTMRSMRGATDVARTEETRQELDRLAWAITGNPAMISGGTQISYGYIGDVGALPDSLGALIVNPGGYSTWNGPYIQDKFTDGTGNTEYRIDAWGQTYTYSGGITISSAGGGSTITRELANSVANLLYNSVVVTIADLNHTPPGEDFSDSVRFVLTFPDGIGSTTSTAKSPGSDGLVQFDSIPIGNHQLRMIYIPDNDTSVNFVRVNPGSLYYKELYFATDLW